gaaACTAcctttgtaagactaatgaaaggccaTAAGATTAGgtgatcatggctctctgcagctttgacctcctgggctaaagggatcctcctgcctcagcctccagaatagctgagactacaggtgcacaccactgcacccagctaattttaaaataattttttttgtttttttattgggtagagatgaggtctcaccatgttgcccaggttggtctcgaactcctgggctcaagcaatcctcccacctcagcttcccaaaatactggaattataggcataactCACTGCGTCTAGCCAAATTTCTGGTGTTTGTAAGTTAcaagtttatggtattttgttatagtagcctgaacAGACTAGTACAGGAGTGAGGTAAGGAAGGTAGTGATGTGGTCAAGGGTTAGTGGGAGGAGAGGCAAGAGGGGGACCCTTTAAACATGGTCTCTGAGAATGGCAGACGCCCAAGCATTATGCTGGAGAATATGCTTATTTCATTGCTTGTCAACGGTTAGCTGATTACCAATGAACCAGAGCAGAAGACCAGACGGAAACCATGACACCCACCCCACCATAGGTTTGGGCCTCCTCCAAAACCATTTCCTTTCTGTATGTGGATTCAGTGGGCTGGATAGAGAATATAAGTAAGCCTCAGGAGGCTCCCTCCACATTCTAGAGCCTGGGTGGCCCTGAGTAAATGGTCATTCCTGAGCCTTTTGCTTCTGCCTTTGATCAGACTTACTTTCAGTTCAATGGGAGGCTTTGAGGGTCATCTGTACCCAGGGCTGTCTTTCTTCTTCTATGGACTTTATCATGCACAACTTGTCTCCAGAGCCTTGATATGCAATGCCCCTGTCCAGTATCCACCACGCCATCCCTGGAGCAAAGGAAGATGGGCAAGGCTATGGCAAATATGCTACATTGGGTTGCTGAAGATACTGAGTGCCTGCATTTTAGTAGCCCAAGAATTGCACAGCATTCCTAGACAGTTTGTACTTATCAGCAAGATGTATCATCAGAGAAACTTTATGTTCCGCAAACAGTGGCAGCATCTCACTCTCTATATGACTTTCTTGCTGAGTGGGTGTGTAGACATGGTGAGCCAGAACCTGCTGCCTAAGAGATGTGCTGCTCTAGAGCAAGGTGCCCAAGCTCTGGGCATGTTCATATTTCTGCCCCTGATGGTGTCTCACCTGCAGGACACAGAAGGAGTGGAGCTTCAGTCTCACGTGCTGCTCACCCAGGCCATGTTCCTGCTGACTCTGGTGGTGACCGCAGAGCTGTGGGCTCCCAACATGCTGCTGCTCTGGATCATGAAGGCCTTTTTGTATATGATCACAGGCTCTTGGCTGATGCACATAGGCTTTATGCTGTTCAAACCAATCTCTGGCTatcaatggatggatgatgaCAGAAATGACATTATGTTTGTCACCACCTTCTTCTGCTGGCATGTGATCTTCAGTGCCATTTTGATGATCTGGATCTATGGCTTCTCCTTTTGGTGGTATTGCTACATTTTTGTTAAGGCCTGAACCTGGATGTGCCACAATTGGTTCTCATTGCCTGCATACTCCAGGACATCTGCATGAGAAGTTGTGGGAGATGGAGCTGCCAGAGAGGAGAATCCTGCATCCTTCTTTCAGAGGTGTCTCATCCTGAGGCATCAGACTTCTCTGGGACAGGCAtaccctccttccccttctggtttctctcagtCTCATTTCCTGAGCAGTGTGCAGAGGACAGGAGAATGAAACAAGGCATGCAACTGTGACCCTCACTCTTAGATCCACAAGtatttccttcccctcccctctctcctcaaTTCCAGCAACAGTAATCTGTGTGCCTTGCACATCTCTGCATCCCTCATTCTCCTCCCATGaggacattaaaataaattcatgaaatCCTGCCTTGGGGCCTTTTTACAAATATCCTTCACCCAGCACATAGAATTCCTACCACTAGTCATATTTAGTACATAATAATCTACCCATTACAATAACCAcctcttcattctttcttgttCTAGACCTCTTCATTTCTcatattgaagagactgtttttGACTCTACAAAAGTCCTAGAATGTTCTTGAGGTCTTTCCTTTGATTACTTTGTGATTTATCAAATGAAACATCGAACCCTTGAAGGTAACTTCTTCcgcaggatttttgtttttgtttttgtttttgtttagacagggtctcactcaattgtccagttggagtgcagtgatgcaatcatcactcactgcagcctcaatctcctgggctcaagcaattctcccctctcagcctccccagtagctgggtctGCAGGTGCAAACCATcatgccatgcccagctaattttttatttttgtagagatgagtttcccCTAcattgtcctggctggtctcgaactcctgggctcaagggatctgcctgctgctgcctcccaaaatgctgggattacagatgtgagccaccatgcccggccctctgCAAGGTTTAATAGAGCAAAGCAACACCCTGCATGTAGTGAGAGCTCAGAGGCTCGTCTGCTTCCAGACTTTCTTCAACCCAGTCTCCCCATGTGTAGAGTTTGGAAAATTCTTCTTCCAGGCCTTTCAGCCCATTGCTCTGTACATATCTTATTGATTCCCAAGCAGTAGACTCTTCTGGAACCACTCCTTTCTGGTTCTCATGTATAATAAAGTTCAATGGCTTGTTTATgctgcatatttttctttttaatcctcacaaatgTCTTATCAGAGAGGTTTAGAGCTGAGTAATCTGAAACGCAAAAGGGTTAAGAAAGTGGCTTAAGGTAGCTAGATATTTAACTATGTCACATAATGCTATAGCTAGGTGTCAAGGAGGGTAGAACTCcaaatagatttaaatttttgGGGACTTGCAAAGAGTGCCTTCATGCCTCCCCTTCTGCTtctcccctgcttttttttttttttttttttttgaggcagagtctcaccaggctggagtgcagtggcacagtctcggctcattgcaacctctgcctcctgagttcaagcaattctcctgcctcagcctcccaagtagctgggattacaggctcccaccaccacgcctggctaatttttgtatttttagtggaggtggggtttcaccatgtcggccaggctggtcttgaactcctgacctcgtgatccacccgcttcgacctcccaaagtgctgggattacaggcatgagccactgtgcccagacactCCCCTGCTTTCTCCAGGACATGAAGAATCTGTCAAGCTTCCCTCACTCCTGACAAAACTAAAGCATCCAGTTAGGACAGAGGAGGGTGAGAGCAGGGACTCTCCAGGGTGAGAGCAGGGACATCcttcttgtttccttttctagTTCCTAGAGCAAATGCATCCTTTGGTTCTGGCCCtactcttcctttttaattttctcagtcAAAAGCGAAGGTGCAGCAGGAATGAGTTGTTTGATTGTCAGGGACCTTCACCACCTGGTTTTGGGGGTTGGTGGGCATTCTCAGTTATtgtgggggtggagggtgctTCCCAATGTCATTGAGAGGTGGGGACTCAGCCACGTCTCAGAATGTGGGATGGCATGCGTGTGCTGGATGTTCGGCATGTGACCAGCAGGCAGCTTCCACAGAAAGCTGACACTTGCGTCGTTGGAACGATCAGGCAACAACGCTGCTCCCCGCTGGAGATGAACAGCGGTCCCTGGTGTGGAAATAAAATATGCCTCAGGTGCAGTTCAGCTTCCATGCTTCTCTCTGGTCCTGGGGACCAGTGGAGCTCTGCAGCATCCCCTGTAGGTTCTGCCCTTTTCCTGGTTGTCACCTCTGGCTCCCAGCCCCTTGCTTCTCCCCCACAACCTTGGATATATTTGCCTTGGCCAAGCCTTGCAGCTCCTTCTTCCTCTAGCTTTGTGGAACCTCCTCTAGTACCCTTGAGGCTGAGGGGGCAGGGAATCTGCTTCTCTGTACATGCTTTCCCATTGATATGGTAAAGTTGGTTTCTACTTCACTCAGGCCTccccctgactttttttttttttttttttagacagggttttgctctatcacccaggctgaaatgcagtggcaccatctcagctcactgtagcctcgacctcctggctcaagcagttctcctgcctcagctcccacaCAACCCATAAGtcacccccagtagctgggattacagatggcaccactacacccagcaaatttttttttctttttgatttttgtaaagactgggtcttgtcatgttgcccaggctggtctcaaactcctgggctcaagtgatcttccagccttggcctcccaaagtgctatgagccaccacgcctggcgacaCCTCCCCTTTTTGATATTAAGagcatattttagattttttaaccTAAAATTGACTTcttgttttttgctattataatctTACCTCATCTTGATGCAATATCTTTGACTAAATAGAGGAAAAGTCATCTGTAAGGGTTGGGAAGCAAAACCCAACTATTAGTATTTCAAGATATTATTTCTCCACAAAGATGAAAGTTGAAGAAATACCAAAACCACGTGTTAACCCTTAGACCCATTCTATTTTGAGTACTTTTGAAGCCTTGTTAAATACTAACAAATTCATCTCTTGTAGTAAATGATTGCCTCTAAATATTATATCTCACAACATGTGTCTTCCGGTAAAATAATATTAGCAGGGGCCTGCAAAGCCACAAAGAATTATAGTTAAGGCCAGATATGATGGTGGAATAAGCAGATCTACTATTTGGCTGATAAGGACCTTTCTGTACTCCTCATGTCACAGCAGGTGTGAGCACTCTGACAGTGATCCTAATTACTTTGGAAAGTAAAACGAACTGAAGATTATgtttggggaaaaacaaaaacaaaaccttcaaaTTACAGAGTggagttttgaaaagaaaagtgtaatgtTCAACACCATACACCAGAGGGCATCATATTTACATGAGCCTGGAAAGGGCACTTGCTCTCCATTTGGTCTTGAATGACCCATTTAAACGAAGTGATAGAGGGATAGAGAGAAGAGCAGGAAAAGTATATAACTATTGTCCAAGCACCCAGTAAACATCATGTAGTTCTTCTTCCTGTTAAACTTAGATGCATATAACTCAGCACAGAATTCAGTTAACATagagatatgtgtgtatatctcaAAAACCTTTTGGTCACTCACTCTCTgaccatctgttttttttttttttttttttttttgagacagagtctcgctctgttgcccaggctggagtgcaggggccggatctcagctcactgaaagctccgcgtcccgggtttacgccattctcctgcctcagcctcccaagtagctgggactacaggcgcccgccacctcgcccagctagttttttgtattttttagtagagacgggggtttcaccatgttagccaggatggcctcgatctcctgacctcgtgatctgcccatctcggcctcccaaagtgctgggattacaggcttgagccacagcgcccggccagtGACCATCTGTTTTATTTGGAGTGAAAATTTATTGTGTGAGTCTTGGAGGGACTGTCTCCCACTACGGATGCCAGAGGGGACCAGACAGTCCCTCTCTTGGCCCTGGCAGTAAGGACATGGATACCCTGTCCTAGACTCAGCAATCAGACCCTCCACCCAGAacttttctttatgtatatacatttatatttataaatgtatatttaattatatataatgcatatttaatttttaaaattaaatatatgatatatgcatttaatttttattttatttatttatttatgttttgagacggagtctcgctctgtcgcccaggctggagtgcagtggtgcgatctcggttcactgcaagctctgcctccagggttcacaccattctcctgcctcagccttccaagtagctgggactacaggcgcctgccgccatgcctggctaattttttgcatttttagtagagatggggtttcactgtgttagccaggatggtgttgatctcctgacctcgtgatccacccgcctcagcctcccgaagtgctgggattacaggcgtgagccatcgcgcccggcctgcatttaattttttaaattaaatatataacatctaattaaatatagaacatatacacatttaattttaaaaatcattttttaatagaggtggggtcttactatgttgcccaggctggtctcaaactcctggactcaagtgatccaccagcctcagcctcccaaaatgctgggattacaggcgtgagttaccatgACCAGCCCAAAACTTTTCATCTTGAAGGAAGACTCAGAAGCTCAGGAGCAATGAGAGGTTATGCACAGCAGTGCCTATGACAACAAACACTCAATGGTGGTGGTGCTAGCAGTAGTAGCACAATAGGGATAACCACAGATGCTGAAAAAGATGTGTTGTAGTTGAAATTGGCTCTGATTTCTACTGGAGATCGTGTTAaccatcaaaaacaaaataagagtaGTTATCATAATAGGCTGTTGAGCCCGTGAGGATATCTGAATGATCTAACCCACAGATTCTTTGTGGTGGTTATTGGTCATGGGGTTCCTTAAAAAAATGTGTGGTCATTCAATAAGATTCTACTGGAGAGTATAAGCTCTGTGATGGCAAGGATTTTAGACTGTTTATTCAGTGATGCATCCCAAACACCTAGAACAGTTTGTGTCACATAGacatgcccaataaatatttgttgagtgaatgaatgaatgaacaggagCTTAAAATGAGCCATCATGGCAGAGAATCAGGCCCCTCATCCAATTTTCAGCCCTGAGTCAGACCTCGAAGCTCTGAAATGAAAAAAGCATTTTACCCATTAGGAAGAATCTTGCAATATTTTGCAAGTGTTTACTGTGAATATTCTTCCTAATCTTTGCCAAAGAGACCTGCTGTCATTtccagggtaactgtgcacttGGGAAAAGGAGATGCCCAGAGTTTTGCATACCAGATCAGATCTAGTAAATGTCAGATCTGAGATGTGAATGCagctttatttcatttagaaaccacttttttttgttgttgttgagacacagtctcgttctgttgcctgggctggagtgcagtggtgccatctcagctcactgcaacctctgccttccagattcaagctattcttgtgtctcagccttctgtgtagctgggattacaggtgcacaccagcatacatggctaattttgttgtatttttaggaaagaacgggcttccccatattggccagtctggtctcgaactcctgtccttaactgatccacccaccttggcctcccaaagtgctgggattatagatgtgagccactgcatctgaccccaatattttctatatttgccTGATGATAATAATTATCTGAGGCACTTGGAAAATATAcagactcctgagctccagcCCTTCTCAATCAGAATTGCAAGGGGAAGGTCCTGGCAGTTTAGATTTTTAACAACAACCCtatctgtggggaaaagaaagagagatcagactgttactgtgtctatatagaaagaagtagacattaTATAAGCTTTCCTATGAAAGAACACAAACACATTATCATAGCCTGGAGAATCTCCGATAAGGTTACAACCGATTGTAAAAGCGCAGGAACCGATAAGAAAACTactaaaagtataacttaaaacgtaaaccaattgtaatgctgtaaccagaagaattcccttgtttctctgtaactttacatatcctgtttacatcggggtaTAAGAAGCGAGCGCATGCATTGTTCGGGGCtctcttgtatgttgtggaacAGAGGGACCAacttcgaacttgcaataaagatccttgccgcttggctttgactctggactctggtggtcttcttcgaggaataaacggtctgggcataacacctACAATCCCAAAACTTTCAAATTCTTTAAACCCTCTCTGGTTGAAGAATTCTATTCTCAGTAATTCTTGGCTAAATTTTGAAGGGTTACAGGGCTTTTAGTCTTTCATCTTAATATTTACTTCCTATTAGGGAAGAACAGGAGAAATGAAGTGTTGTTTAATGAGAAAACCAAGTGCCTGAAGAGCTTTCAGAGAAAGGGAATTCAAGCCTCTTGGAAgctgatgttttaattttaattttttaaagatgaggtttcactctgttgcccaagctgaagttcagtggtgtgatcagcaGCCttaaactcccgggctcaagcaatggAGGTTGATGTTTTAAATGGGCAGAATATCCAGGAGATAGTGCTTATTAAAATTACATCAAATTTAATTGTTTACAAGACGCTTAGGAGCTGACTTTAGCAATGCAAAAGTCACCTTAGCATGGGAGAGGTTGGAACAGACAAGAGATCTTGGGCACAATTATAAAGAACTTGTCAAATAAAATAGTATGAACTAAAGGCTTAAGTGTAGGAGGAGTCTTGTATGTCCAAGGGGATTCAGCAGATTAGGTAAGATAAAGTCTTATCTTCAGATTAAGGCCTACACCAGAAGTAAGTAGGTCACTCCAGATAGAATCTGGAACCCCTTAGAGAAGGCATCATTACCTGTTCACAATGGATAAAGTTCTGTTGACTGGGGGATAATTCTGCCCCTAACAAATTACTGTGTCAGGAAAAGCATGACAACATGAGCAGTGCTGGTGAGTCTCTGTGAGGGATGTCTCCAAGGCCTTGAGTCTCTCAAATAAGGCAAACCATTCATCTTCCCAGTGGTTAATAGATCTGAGCCATTCAGGGGCACCATGGGTGACTTTTGTGTTATTCatgcctttgttttccttctctttctccttcttccccttcctcctatCTTCTGCCACCAGATCTTTGAGGGTAGGTCAGGGCCTTATTCATAAGACAACTAAGAGGGAGGAAGTAAAATGTGGATTGGGACAGCTTTCCTCCAGAGAGAAGACTGGTGTGGGGTTTGAGATTATGCAGTGATTTAATTTGTTGCCAAGTCAATATTATCATGGTGTGGAATGGGTGCTAAAAGCCTTCTCAAATTATTAGGAAGTTTGAAGGCAGAACAGgtaagaaggaaaaacaagaatGGAGAAATGAGAGGATGAGGAAGAGAAGGATATACAGAGCCTTGTTTCTGTATCTCCTTAAGACTGTCTTGTCAGTGGCAAGCCCTAGCATAGTCAAGCCCCTTGCCACCAGCAGTGTGTGTAACTATGAAAAACAATCACTGGGGAATTTCTGCCAAACCCCACTTTTCTGCATTCAGATGGGCTCAGTAATGTACTCGTTTAACAAATCCATGTTAGACTCTATGaatgataaacaaacaaaagtccaAAAGATTGAAAATCATTGACTGGGAGCGTTGGCTCAtccttgcaatcccagcactttgggaggctgaggcaggtggattgcctgaggtcaggagttcaagaccagcctggtcaacttggtgaaagccatctctactgaaaatagagaaattagccaggtatggtggcgggcacctgtaatcccagttactcgagaggttgagacacaagaatcacttgaatctgggaggcaaaggttgtggtgagccaagatcatgccactgcattccagcctgggtgacagagtgagactttggcaaaaaaaaaaaaaaaaaaaaaaaaattgaagactaTCTTTTGAAAGAACAATTTATTCTACATTTACAGAACTTAGACATTGTGGAAACACTTTTAGAGCCTAGAAATAGGAAGGTGAAAAAACAAAGTCCCTCCTCTCATACGCTCAGTTTGATGAGGAAGACAGATATATCAATGAATAAAAACAGTAAGACTTGTTAATTGTAATAATGGAGGATATACGTGATGGTGTAGGGACCATTGTGGTAGATTCTACCATTCTTGGTTCACCAAGAAGATTATATGTAAACCAGTTCTTAATGGATGACTATTAATTTGTGAGCTGACTGTgcttgagaaaacattttaagcaaTGGGAATATGGGAACAAAGATGTGGAGGTTTCAAGTGAGAGTACCTAGCACATGCAGAAAATAGCAATGTCTTGGCTTAGCTTGCAAACAGGAGGCAGAGAGTGTGGAGAGGCAGGAAATGAGGCTGGGAGGAAACTCAAAGGCCAGATGGGGTGAAGCCTCAGATACTATACTAGAAAGTTTGGATTTTACCTTCTAGGACATCGAGGAGATTTTGAAAGACTTTAACAATAATATCAACAGATTATGGCGGCAGTATGTGGAGGGTGGTTGGAAGGACAAGAGGTGGGAGCTAGGGAGACCAGTTAAGAAGCTGATGCGATAGTCTAGGTGAGAGAGCATAGAGACCTATAATGGAAGAGTAACTTTATGGATGGAAATAAGAAGACAGATTCCAAAGATAGGTACAAAGAGAAACCATATAGCATAGTCCCCCATTGCATGTGGGGGGCGtaaaggggagagagggagaacaagagagcaagagtgagagagattgagagtgagagtgagagacagggacagagacagagagaagagtcTCAGTTTTTTGGATTAGATCATTTATAGAATGATGATTCCAGTAACTGGGACTGGGAATGTAGGAAAAGAAGCAGGTGGGAGGTCTGGACACATTGAACAAGTTGAGATGAAAGTGCCTACTGGATGTGCACACAGATCTGGCCCATAACTCATGTACATTTAAAATCAGAGTCAAGAAGAAAAGTCTGGACTGAAAACACAGATTTTGGAATCATCCATATGGAATagattaaataaatcaaagacTGCTTATAAAAAGAAGAGCAGAGGGCTTGGGAAGGGTACAGATAAAACACACATAACACttaacagcaagaaaaaagatgTATGTGAACAGAGGGCAAGTGCTGATACCAGCTCTGTCACTCACAATAGTGTTtgtctgggtttctttttttttttttttttgagacagaatctcactctgttgctcaggctggagtgcagtggtgtgatctcagctcactgcaacctccacttcctggctttaagcaattctcctgcctcagcctcccaagtagctgggattacaggctcccgccactacacctggctaatttttgtatttttagtagagacagggtttcatgttggtcaggctggtcttgaattcctggcctcaagcaatccaccagcctcagcctcccaaagattacAGGGATAAGCTGCCATGCCTGACCAGGAGTTTCTAATTCTATTTCTATTATATGAAGTCAACAACCACCCAGTGTCATCAGGAAAAATGATCATTTAGTTTTCTTATGTTATCATAACTACATGTTCGTGACTGTGCATGGCACTTACTGTCCTCATCAGATGCTATCCTCATCAGATGCTTAGATTGAGAGATGAGCTTAGGACATAATATTCGGACCcatttttcagtctttcattaTGAACTTTGGGTATGACTGAGTAATGTTGGGCCATTGATCAAACAATTAGTTTATTATTCACTAGTTGACCATTGTCCTCTAAGGAGCATAGGCAGTAAATTAAAGGAAGGAGTTAGTTGTTTTGTTCACCTGGGGTCTCCGTGTTTGGCTTTATGACAttcaacattcatctccttgacTTAACTTGGGCAGCATGATGATCACACCTGAGAGAAGTAATAATTATGTTGCATGATGAAATTAGCATTCAAGAAAGCTCTTGTCAGGCTGTAATGCTGGACCAAACCTACCAAGCTGAAATTTGACTGGAATAAATGCACATTCCTGCCCCTGGTTTCTGAAATGTGACTGCGTAAGTAAAAGCATAATGGAGTTAATAGTGTAATATGAGAGCCCCCAAAACTAACCCCATTTTAGGCCCCATTATGTTAGCATCAGATGCAACCTAGGCAAGAGTTCTCTTATGTTCTGCTCTGGGAAGCATTTGAAGTGTTTCAGTTGTGAGTACCACTCCAGCCAATGAGAGAACCAGATGGAGAGAAGGCCGTGTGAGGAATGGGTTGAAGAACTGCTTGGTGACTAGCCAGTGGGGTTGGTGGTAAGCAGACATCTGTGATGTCTTTATAAATACTGGAAGCACTGTCTCTTTTAAGGGGACTTAAGTGAATTCTGTCAAGCTTCAGAGGGCATAATCTTTACACATAGAAGGTAAAGGAATATAGTCACAGTGGGAAACAAGAAATCTACCACTTCGCCTTCTTCATAAATGGAATGGGCATACCTGTGAGTGAGTGAGCTCCCCACAGCTGGGAGTGTTTAAGCAGAACGATATTGAAAAAGAGAGTCCAGGAGAAGGGGAGAAATTGAATTGGATAACCCTAAAGGCTGTCATCATGCTGAGATTTGGCAATGTGAAATGATCCATTCGATTGCTTCATTTTCTGAACCTGAATGCGATTCTgattcatgttttgtttttttatttctctctctccatgtagAGATAATCGGTTCTACAAATCTTATAATTCTGCTAGAGGATGAAATCTTTGCCGATTTTTTCAACACATTTCTTTCCCTCCCGGTAAGCATTCTCAgctttaaatacaaatatttcattaGCAGCTGAGTAGGGAATCTCACAGAGCTGAgtgacttttttgtttgcttattgttATTTGGGGTTTTACtaaatttcttcttaaataaaaaaactcTTTTAATTTGAGCAAATAAACATGAACCAGAACCACCTTTAAAATCTCCAAAAGCTTCCCATGGTTGATGTCCTCAGATCCTAAATCCCCAGCCTCCTTACTTGCTTTTACCTGTCCGAAGGTACTTCCCATCACACCCTCTGCTGATTCCCAGTGCTCTGGTGACATAGGCTCTATCCTCACTGGGTATCCCTGGCATTCCCCCACCTCTGAACCTCTGCTTGGGCTATGTTTGTTTTCTGCCAGGAATACCTTTCCCGTAGTTCCACCTATGAAAATcttaaatattcttcaaatatCTGCTTAAATTCCATTCTCCTTAAGGAATTCCTAGGTCCTCAGCATTGGAACCTCCTGATGGGAACTTCTCTGCTTCTGAGCCCCTTGGCACTTTGCAACTCTCTTGagttgcat
The genomic region above belongs to Piliocolobus tephrosceles isolate RC106 chromosome 1, ASM277652v3, whole genome shotgun sequence and contains:
- the LOC111536898 gene encoding transmembrane epididymal protein 1-like is translated as MGGFEGHLYPGLSFFFYGLYHAQLVSRALICNAPVQYPPRHPWSKGRWARLWQICYIGLLKILSACILVAQELHSIPRQFVLISKMYHQRNFMFRKQWQHLTLYMTFLLSGCVDMVSQNLLPKRCAALEQGAQALGMFIFLPLMVSHLQDTEGVELQSHVLLTQAMFLLTLVVTAELWAPNMLLLWIMKAFLYMITGSWLMHIGFMLFKPISGYQWMDDDRNDIMFVTTFFCWHVIFSAILMIWIYGFSFWWYCYIFVKA